The Streptomyces sp. NBC_00691 genome has a segment encoding these proteins:
- a CDS encoding SRPBCC family protein — protein MSMVKQTIDVDVPVRNAYNQWTQFEEFPSFMEGVEDVTQLDDRHCHWQTKIAGVRREFDTEIVDQLADERISWRTIGGDVKQKGVVTFQGLDEGHTRVSLAMDVEPDGMAEKAADALGILDRRVKGDLKRFKGFIEDHGHETGGWRGRVQPSDTTGSPTRGDALTPTDAPVREAPGTMGAPGPTSTPSGAQEAWPMPPRDPDGPRLG, from the coding sequence ATGAGCATGGTGAAGCAGACGATCGACGTCGACGTTCCCGTGCGGAACGCCTACAACCAGTGGACGCAGTTCGAGGAGTTCCCCAGCTTCATGGAAGGCGTCGAGGACGTCACTCAGCTCGACGACCGGCACTGCCATTGGCAGACCAAGATCGCAGGCGTCCGACGCGAGTTCGACACGGAGATCGTCGACCAGCTGGCCGACGAGCGCATCTCGTGGCGCACCATCGGCGGCGACGTGAAGCAGAAGGGCGTCGTCACCTTCCAGGGGCTCGACGAAGGTCACACCCGGGTGAGTCTCGCCATGGACGTGGAACCCGACGGCATGGCGGAGAAGGCGGCTGACGCGCTCGGCATCCTCGACCGACGCGTCAAGGGAGACCTCAAGCGGTTCAAGGGCTTCATCGAGGACCACGGTCACGAGACCGGCGGCTGGCGCGGCCGCGTCCAGCCCTCGGACACCACCGGCAGTCCGACCCGCGGTGACGCGCTCACACCGACCGACGCACCGGTCCGGGAGGCCCCGGGGACGATGGGCGCTCCTGGTCCGACGAGCACGCCCTCGGGAGCACAGGAGGCCTGGCCGATGCCGCCCCGCGACCCCGACGGCCCCCGCCTGGGCTGA
- a CDS encoding hydrophobic protein, whose protein sequence is MVPLLLVLLVILILFGAGFALDVLWWVAIAVLVVWLLGFLMRSGNSRWYRW, encoded by the coding sequence ATGGTTCCCCTGCTTCTCGTCCTCCTGGTGATTCTGATTCTCTTCGGCGCGGGCTTCGCGCTCGACGTGCTGTGGTGGGTTGCCATCGCCGTACTCGTGGTGTGGCTGCTGGGGTTCCTGATGCGGAGCGGCAACAGTCGCTGGTATAGGTGGTGA
- a CDS encoding type 1 glutamine amidotransferase domain-containing protein, with protein sequence MSLDGRNVLILTTNYGTEQDELTKPAAALRDVGAQVTVAAQKDEAVQTLVSDREPGALVQPDTTLAKATANGFAAVVVPGGTVNADRLRTDGDARRLVSAFAEAGKPVAAICHGPWLLVESGLAGSRRLTSYPSLRSDLENAGATWLDQEVVVDTSGRHPLITSRRPGDLDAFAAAIVDALDSGQRA encoded by the coding sequence GTGTCACTCGACGGCAGGAACGTACTCATCCTCACGACCAACTACGGGACGGAGCAGGACGAGCTGACGAAACCGGCGGCCGCCCTGCGCGACGTCGGCGCCCAGGTCACGGTTGCGGCGCAGAAGGACGAGGCGGTCCAGACTCTCGTATCGGACCGTGAACCGGGTGCTCTGGTTCAGCCGGACACGACCCTGGCGAAGGCGACGGCGAACGGATTCGCCGCCGTGGTCGTACCCGGTGGCACCGTGAACGCCGACCGGCTGCGGACGGACGGGGACGCCCGGCGCCTCGTCTCGGCCTTCGCCGAGGCCGGCAAGCCCGTCGCCGCGATCTGCCATGGGCCCTGGCTGCTGGTGGAGAGCGGGCTGGCAGGATCCCGCCGACTCACGTCTTACCCGTCACTGCGCTCCGACCTCGAGAACGCGGGGGCCACCTGGCTGGACCAGGAGGTCGTCGTGGACACCTCCGGTCGTCATCCCCTCATCACCTCCCGCAGGCCCGGGGACCTCGACGCCTTCGCCGCGGCGATCGTCGACGCCCTCGACAGCGGACAGCGCGCATGA
- a CDS encoding cation:proton antiporter translates to MAATDLSGTVAAATDLSGTSYAVLGLGALAAAVLPRLVRRRPLSMPMVFLAAGALSGLLPLRLPEMDVVANRVWVEHLTELCVIVSLMGAGLALNRPFGFRAWAGPRRLIGITLPLTVAATAALAWLLLDWPWATALLVGALLAPTDPVLAAEVRVGEPTDDVDDEDEVRFTLTAEAGLNDGLAFPFVLAALALAAAGGSWAQVDWARWFGVDLLAKAAIGVAVGLALGRLLGWMFFRAGASSLRLSEHMEGFVALAATFLSYGLTELAHGYGFVAVFVTACAIRAAERGHGYHKVLHGFTEQIERLLTAGVLFLLGHYLVTEALTALTWEMVLLALALIVIVRPVTGWIAQVGFVTGPRERVVTAIFGLRGIGSLYYLSYALGHHGFEGQVRDLWALTTVTVALSVLVHGISATPAIRRLDRLRDARPADIPP, encoded by the coding sequence GTGGCAGCCACCGATCTCTCCGGCACCGTCGCCGCGGCCACCGATCTCTCCGGCACCTCCTACGCGGTCCTGGGGCTCGGAGCGCTCGCCGCAGCCGTCCTGCCCCGGCTCGTACGCCGCAGACCTCTGTCCATGCCCATGGTGTTCCTGGCGGCCGGCGCGCTCTCCGGACTGCTGCCGCTCCGCCTGCCGGAGATGGACGTCGTGGCGAACCGCGTCTGGGTCGAGCACCTCACCGAACTCTGCGTGATCGTCTCCCTCATGGGCGCGGGCCTCGCCCTGAACCGTCCCTTCGGGTTCCGCGCCTGGGCCGGACCGAGACGGCTGATCGGCATCACCCTGCCCCTCACGGTCGCCGCGACGGCCGCCCTCGCCTGGCTGCTCCTGGACTGGCCCTGGGCCACCGCGCTGCTGGTCGGCGCCCTGCTCGCGCCGACAGACCCCGTACTGGCGGCGGAGGTACGGGTGGGGGAACCGACGGACGACGTGGACGACGAGGACGAGGTCCGCTTCACGCTCACCGCCGAGGCCGGCCTCAACGACGGTCTCGCCTTCCCTTTCGTCCTCGCCGCCCTCGCGCTCGCCGCCGCTGGAGGCAGCTGGGCACAGGTGGACTGGGCGCGATGGTTCGGGGTGGACCTCCTCGCCAAAGCCGCGATCGGCGTCGCGGTCGGTCTCGCCCTCGGCCGGCTGCTGGGATGGATGTTCTTCCGGGCCGGCGCGTCGTCACTCAGGCTGTCCGAGCACATGGAGGGGTTCGTCGCCCTCGCGGCGACCTTCCTCTCCTACGGCCTCACCGAACTCGCCCACGGATACGGCTTCGTCGCCGTCTTCGTCACCGCCTGCGCCATACGGGCCGCGGAACGCGGTCACGGTTATCACAAGGTGCTGCACGGCTTCACCGAGCAGATCGAACGCCTCCTGACCGCCGGGGTGCTCTTCCTCCTCGGCCACTATCTGGTCACGGAGGCGCTCACGGCACTGACCTGGGAGATGGTCCTGCTCGCCCTGGCACTGATCGTGATAGTCCGCCCGGTCACGGGGTGGATCGCACAGGTCGGCTTCGTCACCGGCCCCCGGGAGCGGGTGGTCACCGCCATCTTCGGGCTGCGCGGCATCGGTTCCCTCTACTACCTCTCCTACGCGCTCGGCCACCACGGGTTCGAAGGGCAGGTCCGGGACCTGTGGGCGCTCACGACAGTCACGGTGGCCCTGTCCGTTCTCGTTCACGGCATCAGTGCGACACCGGCCATCCGCCGCCTGGACCGGCTGCGCGACGCCCGTCCGGCCGACATCCCGCCCTGA
- a CDS encoding hydrophobic protein, which produces MVPLILVLLLVLLLFGAGFALKALWWVAIIVLVLWLLGFVARPKGGSRRWYRW; this is translated from the coding sequence ATGGTTCCCCTGATTCTCGTCCTGCTGTTGGTCCTGCTCCTCTTCGGCGCGGGATTCGCATTGAAGGCCCTCTGGTGGGTCGCCATCATCGTCCTGGTGTTGTGGCTGCTCGGCTTCGTGGCCCGCCCCAAGGGCGGTAGCAGACGCTGGTACCGCTGGTAG
- a CDS encoding PP2C family protein-serine/threonine phosphatase → MTFPLPDSVDALKDMIGREITSLRTAVRRHAERPLGGSAHAELASPLQSLAVLPPSAETDGASPCLCGAHEPGGSGVCSVLAAIPASAVLLEPVQDDTDAVLDFRIVAGNRVRSADWLEAPDRQVGQRFLEARPGAAASGLLAALADVVDTGKPLDGLVVDYTEQRLGRIHRAPLLYSAARCGEQVLATWQPVQTQAELLTIDAQFLASMGWGHWDLLSGKITWSEGLSRIFHADVRMPWTLEQLCDALLPDDLTALAEFLSSVLAGEEPAWTRIRFLVLGELRTLDLLGRPVTGTDGRAWAINLVARDLTPQIRSRRRLAETERESDRLRRQTEAERRVADALREALLPTHSEALAAVGLTVAASYRPAEPDAAVGGDWYKCRLLPDGRVLIAIGDASGHGLDAVARMAQQRHALAGLAQTGASAGEITTWLNELVCSDPAGQTATVVVGHLDEDKVLHWADAGHPAPLLLHEGRAEPLTAEQRGPLLGALPGYAYETASTQLRPGDLLVLYTDGMVERRGEDVTEGIARLARAVAAAASLQPQGVIDALLSDPEIAGHEDDACVLGIRVD, encoded by the coding sequence ATGACCTTTCCCCTGCCCGACAGCGTCGACGCCCTCAAGGACATGATCGGCCGCGAGATCACCTCGCTGCGCACGGCGGTGCGCCGGCACGCGGAGCGCCCGCTCGGCGGTTCGGCCCATGCGGAGCTGGCCTCGCCCTTGCAGTCCCTGGCGGTGCTTCCGCCGTCCGCGGAGACCGACGGGGCCTCCCCCTGCCTATGCGGCGCCCATGAGCCGGGCGGCAGCGGCGTCTGCTCGGTGCTCGCCGCGATCCCCGCCTCGGCCGTGCTGCTCGAACCGGTCCAGGACGACACGGACGCCGTCCTGGACTTCCGCATCGTGGCCGGCAACCGCGTCCGGTCCGCGGACTGGCTGGAGGCGCCCGACCGCCAGGTCGGCCAGCGGTTCCTGGAGGCGCGGCCGGGTGCGGCTGCCTCCGGGCTGCTGGCCGCCCTGGCGGACGTCGTGGACACCGGCAAGCCCCTCGACGGGCTGGTCGTGGACTACACGGAACAGCGTCTCGGCCGGATTCACCGGGCGCCGCTCTTGTACTCCGCCGCCCGCTGCGGTGAACAGGTGCTGGCGACGTGGCAGCCCGTACAGACGCAGGCTGAGCTGCTGACCATCGACGCGCAGTTCCTGGCGTCGATGGGGTGGGGGCACTGGGATCTGCTCTCCGGGAAGATCACCTGGTCGGAGGGGCTCAGTCGTATCTTCCACGCCGATGTGCGCATGCCGTGGACCCTGGAACAGCTGTGCGACGCGTTGCTCCCGGACGATCTGACCGCCCTCGCGGAGTTCCTCAGCTCCGTGCTGGCGGGCGAGGAGCCCGCCTGGACGCGGATCCGGTTCCTCGTACTCGGCGAGCTCCGCACGCTCGACCTGCTCGGGCGGCCGGTCACCGGGACCGACGGCAGGGCCTGGGCGATCAACCTGGTGGCCCGTGACCTCACACCGCAGATCCGCAGCCGAAGGCGGCTGGCAGAGACGGAGCGGGAGTCCGATCGGCTGAGGCGGCAGACGGAGGCGGAGCGGAGGGTCGCGGACGCGCTGCGCGAGGCGCTTCTTCCCACGCATTCCGAGGCGCTGGCCGCGGTCGGGCTGACGGTGGCGGCCTCCTACCGCCCGGCCGAGCCCGACGCCGCGGTCGGCGGTGACTGGTACAAGTGCCGGCTGCTGCCGGACGGCCGGGTGCTCATCGCCATCGGGGACGCGTCGGGCCACGGTCTGGACGCCGTGGCCCGGATGGCGCAGCAGCGGCACGCGCTGGCGGGGCTGGCGCAGACGGGCGCGTCCGCCGGCGAGATCACGACCTGGTTGAACGAGCTGGTGTGCAGCGACCCGGCCGGGCAGACGGCCACCGTGGTCGTGGGTCACCTCGACGAGGACAAGGTCCTGCACTGGGCCGACGCCGGGCACCCCGCGCCGCTGCTCCTGCACGAAGGCCGTGCCGAGCCGCTGACGGCCGAGCAGCGCGGCCCGCTCCTCGGCGCGCTGCCGGGGTACGCGTACGAGACCGCGTCGACACAGCTGAGACCGGGCGATCTTCTGGTGCTCTACACCGACGGCATGGTCGAGCGCCGGGGTGAGGACGTGACCGAAGGGATCGCGCGGCTGGCGCGGGCGGTGGCGGCCGCCGCCTCACTGCAGCCGCAGGGCGTGATCGACGCGCTCCTGTCCGACCCGGAGATCGCGGGCCATGAGGACGATGCCTGTGTCCTGGGGATCCGGGTGGACTGA
- a CDS encoding plasmid stabilization protein: MPRGSSPKRERQYEHIKESAEGRGESTRRAEEIAARTVNKERARSGESKTASTSSTRDTSSSKRGGQRSSSGSESPTYDQLYAEAKRRDIHGRSSMNKSELKKSLGH; this comes from the coding sequence ATGCCTCGTGGATCGAGTCCGAAGCGGGAGCGACAGTACGAACACATCAAGGAGAGCGCGGAGGGTCGCGGGGAGAGCACGAGGCGTGCCGAGGAGATCGCCGCGCGGACGGTGAACAAGGAGCGGGCGCGTTCCGGAGAGTCGAAGACCGCGAGCACGTCGTCGACGCGTGACACGTCGTCCTCGAAGCGAGGCGGGCAGCGGTCCTCCAGCGGTTCGGAGAGCCCCACGTACGACCAGCTCTACGCGGAGGCCAAGCGCCGCGACATCCACGGGCGCTCGTCGATGAACAAGTCCGAGCTCAAGAAGTCGCTGGGGCACTGA
- a CDS encoding carboxylate-amine ligase — MITLGVEEEYLLVDPATGVPTPAAKDVRRAAGLGPFAEGAEIQDELLQAQIEVATPVCWSLDEVGGHLLRLRHAVASAAEASGCRVAATGAAPVRGGTPIPVTPTPRYLRMEGEARQLADEQLICGMHVHVGVPDPETGVAVLNRIRGRLPTLLAMSANSPLWDGRDTGFASWRTIVFGRWPVSGVPPHFDGLCDYESRLQALVDSGAIADRGQVYWQARLSDRYPTIEVRCLDVQLRADDAVMLAGIVRALVTTAIAEEKAGLPLPVAAPELTQAANWHAARHGLDGTLLDPLGRPHPGGEALHALLRSITPALEEAGDLRGVSGLVHRLLRVGNPAHRQRRALDEKGLPGLLGLLTGTDTCD, encoded by the coding sequence GTGATCACGCTCGGAGTGGAGGAAGAGTATCTGCTGGTGGACCCGGCAACGGGCGTCCCGACCCCGGCGGCGAAGGACGTGCGCCGTGCGGCGGGCCTCGGCCCCTTCGCCGAGGGCGCCGAGATTCAGGACGAGCTGTTGCAGGCCCAGATCGAGGTGGCCACCCCCGTGTGCTGGAGCCTCGACGAAGTGGGGGGCCATCTCCTGCGGTTGCGCCACGCCGTCGCCTCGGCCGCCGAGGCGAGCGGCTGCCGCGTCGCCGCCACGGGTGCGGCCCCGGTGCGTGGTGGGACGCCCATACCCGTGACGCCCACACCGCGCTATCTGAGAATGGAGGGGGAAGCCCGGCAGCTGGCCGACGAACAGCTGATCTGCGGGATGCACGTGCACGTCGGCGTCCCCGATCCGGAGACGGGCGTCGCGGTGCTGAACAGGATCCGTGGCCGGCTCCCCACGCTGCTCGCCATGTCCGCCAACTCACCTCTGTGGGACGGGCGCGACACCGGGTTCGCGAGCTGGCGCACCATTGTCTTCGGTCGCTGGCCCGTGAGCGGCGTCCCACCCCACTTCGACGGACTCTGCGACTACGAAAGCCGTCTGCAAGCGCTCGTGGACTCGGGGGCGATCGCCGACCGGGGACAGGTCTACTGGCAGGCGCGGCTTTCCGACCGCTACCCCACCATCGAGGTGCGCTGCCTCGACGTCCAGCTGCGGGCCGACGACGCCGTCATGCTCGCCGGGATCGTCCGGGCGTTGGTGACCACGGCGATCGCGGAGGAGAAGGCAGGCCTGCCGCTGCCGGTGGCCGCGCCGGAGCTGACACAGGCCGCGAACTGGCACGCGGCGCGGCACGGCCTGGACGGGACTCTGCTGGACCCGCTCGGCCGCCCGCACCCCGGCGGAGAGGCACTGCACGCACTCCTGCGGTCCATCACGCCCGCACTGGAGGAGGCCGGAGACCTCCGTGGAGTGAGCGGCCTCGTGCACCGTCTCCTGAGAGTCGGCAATCCCGCCCACCGCCAGCGCCGCGCTCTCGACGAGAAAGGGCTGCCGGGCCTGCTCGGCCTGCTGACCGGCACCGACACGTGCGACTGA
- a CDS encoding DUF6296 family protein produces MNPVRYELVFSEDTGSPQDIVIVERTSSKGPGGHPVYADPTGIIRAEISAQDEVRILASGGHQAPTQHVLARRLTDADPNGSGGPSTPAT; encoded by the coding sequence ATGAACCCAGTCCGATACGAGTTGGTGTTCTCCGAAGACACGGGGTCCCCCCAAGACATCGTGATCGTCGAGCGCACCTCTTCCAAGGGCCCCGGCGGCCATCCGGTCTATGCCGACCCCACCGGCATCATCCGCGCGGAGATCAGCGCCCAGGACGAGGTACGCATCCTCGCCTCGGGCGGGCATCAGGCTCCCACTCAGCATGTCCTGGCCCGCCGTCTCACCGACGCGGATCCGAACGGTTCCGGCGGCCCGTCCACCCCCGCGACCTGA
- a CDS encoding sulfite exporter TauE/SafE family protein yields MEWPMGLLGFAAGLLISVATAPVGVSGAVFLLPVQVSVLGVPSPAVTPTNLLYNVVAGPGALLRYWRAGRLGGPLTRLLIAGTVPGVVVGAVIRVFAVPGPRVFRLLMAVLLLPLGLWLWLRTLRPAPPGTRDLPSSRATTSLALAVGVAGGIYGIGGGSLLGPILVGRGAPVATVAPAALASTFVTSVVGAATYALLSLAATGDVAPDWLLGMTCGVGGLLGGYLGARLQPRLPETSLRLLLGTLATGIGALYAVQILR; encoded by the coding sequence GTGGAGTGGCCGATGGGGTTGCTCGGGTTCGCTGCCGGGCTCCTGATATCAGTGGCCACCGCGCCCGTGGGCGTTTCCGGCGCGGTCTTCCTGCTCCCCGTCCAGGTCAGCGTGCTGGGCGTGCCCAGTCCGGCCGTGACACCAACGAACCTCCTCTACAACGTCGTGGCCGGCCCCGGCGCGCTCCTGCGCTACTGGCGGGCCGGACGGCTGGGCGGGCCGCTGACCCGGCTCCTGATCGCGGGTACCGTGCCGGGTGTCGTCGTCGGTGCAGTGATCCGCGTCTTCGCCGTCCCCGGCCCGCGCGTCTTCCGTCTCCTCATGGCCGTGCTGCTCCTGCCGCTGGGTCTGTGGCTGTGGCTGCGGACCCTGCGCCCGGCCCCACCCGGCACCCGAGACCTGCCGTCGTCCCGTGCGACGACATCGCTGGCGTTGGCAGTCGGTGTGGCCGGCGGCATCTACGGGATCGGAGGCGGTTCTCTGCTCGGTCCGATCCTCGTCGGTCGCGGCGCACCGGTCGCCACCGTCGCTCCCGCCGCACTGGCCTCCACCTTCGTTACGTCCGTCGTGGGCGCGGCCACCTACGCATTGCTCTCCCTCGCCGCCACCGGCGACGTCGCCCCCGACTGGCTCCTGGGCATGACCTGCGGCGTCGGCGGCCTCCTCGGCGGCTACCTTGGCGCCCGCCTCCAACCACGTCTGCCCGAGACAAGCCTCCGACTTCTTCTCGGCACCCTCGCCACCGGAATCGGCGCTCTGTACGCAGTCCAGATCCTTCGCTGA
- a CDS encoding nucleotidyltransferase domain-containing protein, whose amino-acid sequence MSHYAMSAEDALALLERLHAHGVDACVGGGWSVDALLGKQTRDHSDLDLWVPAVHLDPLFVAFGEVGVDRIFPWPGDRPWNFVLHDGVGLRVDLHLYEALADGSLHYGSVVDGAAFPAEALAGHGFIAGTAVRCESAEWAVRCHTGYPARDVDRHDVPLLCRKFGIPLPESFEP is encoded by the coding sequence GTGAGCCACTATGCGATGTCAGCCGAGGACGCACTCGCGCTTCTGGAGCGGCTTCACGCCCACGGCGTAGATGCGTGTGTGGGTGGTGGGTGGAGCGTGGATGCACTGCTCGGGAAGCAGACGAGAGATCATTCCGACCTCGATCTATGGGTGCCGGCCGTACATCTTGACCCGCTGTTCGTTGCGTTCGGGGAGGTCGGCGTCGACCGAATCTTCCCGTGGCCTGGTGACAGGCCGTGGAACTTCGTTCTGCACGACGGCGTAGGGTTGCGGGTCGACTTGCACCTCTACGAGGCTCTTGCGGATGGATCGCTGCACTACGGATCCGTGGTGGATGGCGCTGCCTTTCCGGCTGAGGCACTCGCCGGACACGGTTTCATCGCCGGGACCGCGGTGCGTTGCGAGTCGGCCGAGTGGGCGGTGCGCTGCCATACGGGATACCCGGCTCGTGATGTCGATCGCCATGATGTCCCTTTGCTGTGCCGAAAGTTCGGGATCCCGCTGCCTGAGAGTTTCGAGCCCTGA
- a CDS encoding DUF3291 domain-containing protein, with translation MPRLALYTFGVLKSPLTDPTPLTGELLDRGRAVYRHIGEHPGYLGRAEAAGGGPGTHFDLDWGAWGEFVVPAWYGKGRTVRTAALDATLSLWTDSSSACDAIYTGVHREALSRRYDWFERTGHPSYVCWWVSDDEIPRWVDGVSKLEHLHDHGSAPHAFTFHHSFTPQGTPATIEALGPRSHRVQ, from the coding sequence ATGCCCCGACTCGCGCTGTACACCTTCGGTGTCCTGAAGTCTCCGCTCACCGATCCCACGCCTCTGACGGGTGAACTCCTCGACAGAGGCAGGGCCGTCTACCGGCACATCGGTGAACACCCCGGGTACCTCGGACGTGCTGAGGCGGCGGGAGGCGGCCCGGGCACGCACTTCGACCTGGACTGGGGTGCGTGGGGAGAGTTCGTCGTGCCCGCCTGGTACGGCAAGGGCCGTACGGTGCGGACGGCAGCCCTGGACGCGACCCTCTCGCTGTGGACCGACTCGTCCTCCGCCTGCGACGCCATCTACACCGGAGTGCACCGAGAGGCCCTGAGCAGGCGCTACGACTGGTTCGAGCGGACAGGACACCCGAGTTACGTGTGCTGGTGGGTCTCCGACGACGAGATACCGCGCTGGGTGGACGGGGTCTCCAAGCTGGAACACCTCCACGACCACGGCTCCGCGCCGCACGCCTTCACCTTCCACCACTCCTTCACTCCGCAGGGAACTCCGGCCACGATCGAAGCCCTCGGGCCGAGGAGCCACCGGGTCCAGTGA
- a CDS encoding DNA-binding response regulator, which translates to MIRVTVVYEAQLLRTALVELLRSGGVMVVSSLPRWPQGPATGLPEPDVYVADAECLPPSATRPVAAAAPPSGEGSGVRPALLALVPGLRPGVLRRAHAAGATGFVDQNAPKGRLLEAVHRLARGERYIDDTLAVGFLQAAEMPLTRRELSVLSLAADGAPVAEIAATLFLTKGTVRNYMASVIRKVGARNRVDAIRIAQGAGWT; encoded by the coding sequence ATGATACGAGTGACGGTGGTCTACGAGGCGCAGCTCCTGCGGACCGCGCTGGTCGAACTGCTGAGGTCGGGCGGGGTCATGGTGGTCTCCTCGCTGCCCAGATGGCCGCAGGGCCCGGCGACGGGGCTGCCGGAACCCGACGTGTACGTGGCGGACGCCGAGTGTCTGCCGCCCTCGGCGACGCGGCCCGTGGCCGCTGCCGCACCGCCCTCGGGGGAGGGGTCCGGTGTCCGTCCGGCCCTGCTGGCTCTCGTCCCCGGGCTGCGGCCGGGGGTACTGCGACGGGCCCATGCCGCGGGGGCGACCGGCTTCGTCGACCAGAACGCCCCGAAGGGTCGATTACTCGAGGCCGTGCACCGTCTGGCCAGGGGGGAGCGCTACATCGACGACACCCTCGCGGTCGGGTTCCTCCAGGCCGCGGAGATGCCCCTGACCCGGCGTGAGCTGAGTGTCCTCTCGCTGGCCGCCGACGGAGCGCCGGTCGCCGAGATCGCCGCGACGCTGTTCCTGACCAAGGGCACCGTCCGCAACTACATGGCGAGTGTCATCCGCAAGGTCGGCGCACGGAACCGCGTGGACGCCATCCGGATCGCCCAGGGCGCCGGGTGGACCTGA